The proteins below come from a single Leptospira harrisiae genomic window:
- a CDS encoding GAF domain-containing protein, protein MLSELAPNDYFSGISLTADLADDLHSFGSGLPSEHVWNRTVETIARIPEIITTWILEYLPESQNFRLLALHSHSDFYIPDLVSKYSVPCHHVADSNMIFEMNLVGDESFFRPLIETLPEKTSAMYLGYPIRSDIGTVIGVIGMVVEDKFKHKFKNLKLIDVIADQLSQELIRFKNENLISQTLNTASFVKHSLAELFRLLSTKSSDLTTICRNYLQTGIKLFGLPLGLITSKIGENWEYSLVEGNVHGIFEGQRFSKEESQFSAQNFSGSAKIENEISENSVPRVRDHLLELGVSCLMEFPLIVHNQTIGVLGFYGFKDQKIESIELTQRVFELMGIGLSNTIEKHNIDLLSKIVFLEKENPTA, encoded by the coding sequence ATGCTTTCTGAATTGGCTCCCAACGATTATTTTTCTGGAATTTCTTTAACAGCAGACCTGGCTGATGATTTACATTCTTTTGGATCGGGCCTTCCTTCTGAACATGTCTGGAACCGCACCGTAGAAACTATTGCGAGGATTCCTGAAATCATAACCACATGGATTTTGGAATATCTTCCTGAATCACAAAACTTTCGTTTGCTGGCTCTACACAGTCATTCTGACTTTTATATCCCTGATCTTGTTTCTAAATACTCTGTTCCTTGCCATCATGTCGCGGATTCCAATATGATTTTTGAAATGAATCTAGTAGGTGATGAATCTTTTTTTCGACCTCTCATTGAAACTCTTCCCGAGAAAACATCTGCGATGTATTTGGGATATCCCATTCGATCGGATATTGGTACTGTGATTGGAGTGATTGGAATGGTAGTAGAAGATAAGTTCAAACATAAATTTAAGAATCTAAAACTCATTGATGTGATTGCAGACCAATTGAGCCAAGAATTGATTCGATTCAAAAATGAAAATTTGATTTCACAAACCCTAAATACTGCTTCCTTTGTGAAACATTCATTGGCAGAATTGTTTCGACTTCTCTCTACTAAATCTAGTGACCTAACAACAATTTGCCGAAATTATTTACAAACGGGAATTAAACTTTTTGGGTTACCGCTGGGACTCATAACATCCAAAATTGGAGAAAATTGGGAATATAGCCTTGTAGAAGGAAATGTACATGGGATTTTCGAGGGACAAAGGTTTTCCAAAGAAGAATCCCAATTCTCGGCCCAGAACTTTTCTGGCTCGGCCAAAATTGAAAATGAAATTTCAGAGAATTCAGTTCCAAGAGTAAGAGATCATTTACTGGAACTCGGTGTTTCTTGTCTTATGGAGTTTCCGCTTATAGTGCATAACCAAACCATCGGGGTTTTGGGTTTTTATGGATTTAAGGATCAAAAAATTGAATCAATAGAATTAACCCAAAGAGTTTTTGAACTGATGGGGATAGGTCTTTCCAATACAATCGAAAAACATAATATCGATTTATTATCGAAGATTGTTTTTTTGGAAAAGGAAAATCCAACAGCATAG
- a CDS encoding DUF4180 domain-containing protein, which translates to MNVRKFNKNNIEIAIVDSEETLIKDGSSALDFFATIQYDSGCDRFVMKQSHFVSDFFELKTGIAGEVLQKIVNYRMKLAIVGDFSIYASKSLSDFIYEMNSGTDVFFLNSEEEAIERLVNI; encoded by the coding sequence ATGAACGTTCGTAAATTTAATAAAAACAATATAGAAATCGCCATTGTTGATTCAGAAGAAACGCTGATCAAAGACGGTTCTTCAGCACTAGACTTTTTTGCCACCATCCAATATGATTCGGGATGTGATCGTTTTGTAATGAAACAATCACATTTTGTTTCGGACTTCTTTGAACTAAAAACAGGAATTGCTGGTGAAGTATTACAAAAAATAGTCAACTATCGGATGAAACTGGCAATCGTAGGTGATTTTTCTATCTATGCTAGCAAAAGCCTAAGTGATTTTATCTATGAAATGAATTCAGGGACAGATGTTTTTTTTCTGAATTCAGAAGAGGAAGCAATCGAACGTTTAGTCAATATTTAA
- a CDS encoding ArsR/SmtB family transcription factor gives MQTLDATFSALADPTRRAILMRLAKGDLTVMELAKPFRMSQPAISKHLKVLEEAGLVSTTIRAQERPRRLETAPLKTAIDWIEKYRQMWEKRYQALDGLLLELQTIQTKGDKKK, from the coding sequence ATGCAAACACTTGATGCCACATTTTCAGCCCTCGCTGACCCCACTCGTAGGGCCATTCTCATGCGCCTCGCGAAAGGTGATCTAACGGTCATGGAACTTGCCAAACCCTTTCGAATGAGCCAACCCGCCATTTCCAAACACCTTAAAGTTCTGGAAGAGGCAGGACTTGTTTCTACGACCATCCGAGCCCAAGAGAGGCCCCGTAGGTTGGAAACAGCGCCGTTAAAAACGGCAATTGATTGGATCGAAAAATATCGGCAAATGTGGGAAAAAAGATATCAAGCGTTAGATGGACTACTTTTAGAATTACAAACAATACAAACCAAAGGAGATAAGAAAAAATGA
- a CDS encoding SRPBCC family protein has translation MTTNKNEVKLERRGETEVVFTRYFDAPRELVFDCHTKPELMKKWLIGPEGMVLETCEQDLKVGGKYLYLYSDQKGNKSGVYGTFREVVVPEKLANTENYIMEMATFDPKAPEDPNATFESRTFTKEGARTLMTHLCRYASPDICKMMVESGAADGMAECYLELDKLLGKIG, from the coding sequence ATGACAACAAACAAAAATGAAGTAAAGTTAGAACGTCGAGGAGAAACAGAGGTTGTGTTTACACGATACTTCGACGCACCACGAGAATTGGTTTTTGACTGTCATACCAAACCTGAGTTAATGAAAAAGTGGCTGATTGGGCCTGAAGGTATGGTGCTAGAAACCTGTGAACAAGATTTGAAAGTAGGTGGCAAATATTTGTATCTCTATTCGGACCAAAAAGGAAACAAATCAGGTGTATACGGAACCTTTCGAGAGGTAGTAGTTCCTGAAAAGTTAGCCAATACCGAAAATTATATTATGGAAATGGCAACCTTCGACCCGAAGGCTCCTGAAGATCCTAATGCCACATTCGAATCGCGAACATTTACAAAAGAAGGCGCTAGGACACTGATGACTCATCTCTGCCGTTATGCGTCACCTGATATTTGTAAGATGATGGTGGAATCCGGTGCCGCAGATGGAATGGCAGAATGTTATTTGGAGTTAGATAAGTTACTCGGAAAGATTGGGTAA
- a CDS encoding acyl carrier protein yields MFLFKKRRYDSSFNLVFKERVTLTKNQFFQTFYDDKIPEFIVIETLSILEELLPFDTSKLYPDDSFKGNLNFLWKYTDEFTDIEIIERLENNFKIEISNEEAENINSFDDIVKLVTKKLNHS; encoded by the coding sequence ATGTTTCTTTTCAAGAAACGTCGCTATGATTCCTCATTTAATCTTGTTTTTAAGGAAAGAGTAACACTTACTAAGAATCAATTTTTCCAAACATTTTACGATGACAAAATTCCTGAATTTATAGTGATTGAAACTTTAAGTATTTTGGAGGAATTGTTGCCGTTTGATACAAGTAAACTTTATCCGGATGATTCTTTCAAAGGGAATCTAAATTTTTTATGGAAATATACAGATGAATTTACTGATATTGAAATCATCGAAAGGTTGGAAAATAATTTCAAAATAGAAATTAGTAATGAAGAAGCTGAAAACATAAATTCTTTTGACGACATTGTCAAACTTGTCACAAAAAAATTAAACCACTCCTAA
- a CDS encoding SDR family NAD(P)-dependent oxidoreductase — MKTSKERIALVTGANRGIGKQVSVDLAKQGIYVLIGARNPGEAEDTLTAVKAVGKGEILSLDVSKEQSISAALDTITGSFGKLDILVNNAGIFADPGSFFDTTSEDLHRTLLVNLYGPLRLIQTFLPMMIQNDFGRIVNVSSGMGQLSEMGSGYPAYRISKTAINALTNVASAEAVGKNIKINSVCPGWVKTDMGGASATRPVEKGAETIVWAATLPDGGPTGKFFRDKKEISW; from the coding sequence ATGAAAACATCCAAGGAACGCATTGCACTGGTCACAGGAGCCAACCGAGGGATTGGAAAACAAGTCTCCGTCGATCTGGCAAAACAAGGAATCTATGTTCTGATTGGTGCCAGAAATCCAGGAGAGGCCGAAGATACTTTAACGGCAGTGAAGGCTGTCGGAAAAGGAGAAATCCTTTCTCTGGATGTTTCGAAAGAACAAAGTATCAGTGCGGCTCTAGATACCATCACAGGCAGTTTTGGAAAACTCGATATCCTTGTGAACAATGCCGGTATCTTTGCCGATCCTGGTTCTTTTTTTGATACTACAAGCGAAGATCTTCATAGAACCCTTCTTGTGAATCTTTACGGTCCCCTTCGTTTGATCCAAACATTTCTACCTATGATGATTCAAAATGATTTTGGTCGCATAGTGAATGTTAGTTCTGGGATGGGACAACTCTCCGAAATGGGCAGTGGGTATCCCGCATACCGTATTTCTAAAACAGCCATCAATGCCCTTACCAATGTTGCAAGTGCTGAAGCCGTTGGTAAAAATATTAAAATCAATTCGGTATGTCCTGGTTGGGTAAAAACCGATATGGGCGGGGCCAGTGCCACAAGGCCTGTGGAAAAAGGGGCAGAGACTATCGTTTGGGCAGCAACATTACCTGATGGTGGACCTACAGGAAAATTCTTTAGGGATAAAAAAGAGATAAGTTGGTAG
- a CDS encoding alpha/beta hydrolase yields MPRVFLSLQESKSNVIFSICMAKSCSLFHNLRQLSAVFLITVSFVLVSCAGRPKYEPKANLSYANFEVYFQEKLAESKRKNHRPGNEERYISFGKKTPLAFLYIHGFGASRAEGEEVMEKLAKKFKANTYLLRLPGHGTNKEDQRDQNFNNYLDASREALYMMQSQGDRVIVFGSSMGGLLATWLASEYPEEVDGLVLANPFYAPVDGSLNILNYPGGLTFIHLLKGKVRSSSHNNNPKVLPERNNFWYPEQYFSALVGVNDLKNYAAVPSVFRKVTSPALLLYYYKNEKEQDPTASVPKMLEGYTNFGLDKTPSPLNRKVVVENGMHVLMSKWVITDKAFIEAQTEKWLTELSKAK; encoded by the coding sequence ATGCCAAGGGTTTTTCTCTCTTTACAAGAAAGCAAATCCAATGTAATATTTTCCATTTGTATGGCTAAATCGTGTTCTTTATTCCACAACCTTCGACAGCTGTCTGCTGTTTTCCTTATCACCGTTTCCTTTGTATTAGTTTCCTGTGCGGGTCGTCCCAAGTATGAACCAAAAGCAAATCTAAGTTATGCGAACTTTGAAGTTTACTTCCAAGAGAAGTTAGCCGAGAGTAAACGTAAAAACCATAGACCGGGAAACGAAGAACGTTATATCAGTTTTGGTAAAAAAACTCCACTGGCATTTTTATACATCCATGGATTTGGTGCCTCTCGTGCGGAAGGTGAAGAAGTGATGGAAAAACTGGCTAAAAAATTTAAAGCCAATACTTACTTACTTCGATTGCCGGGTCATGGAACGAACAAAGAAGACCAAAGAGATCAAAATTTTAACAACTACTTAGATGCTTCTCGTGAAGCTTTATACATGATGCAATCTCAAGGAGATCGCGTGATTGTGTTTGGAAGTTCGATGGGAGGCCTTCTTGCTACTTGGCTTGCTTCCGAATATCCCGAAGAAGTAGATGGGCTCGTTTTAGCGAATCCGTTTTATGCACCTGTGGATGGAAGTTTGAATATTCTAAATTACCCTGGTGGACTCACTTTCATTCATTTACTAAAAGGAAAAGTTAGATCATCCTCCCACAATAATAATCCCAAAGTATTACCAGAACGAAATAACTTTTGGTATCCAGAACAATACTTTTCAGCTCTTGTGGGTGTGAATGATTTAAAAAACTATGCTGCGGTTCCTTCTGTCTTTCGTAAGGTAACTTCACCCGCCTTACTCTTGTACTACTATAAAAATGAAAAAGAACAAGATCCAACAGCGAGTGTCCCAAAGATGTTAGAAGGTTATACTAACTTTGGATTAGATAAAACTCCAAGTCCACTCAATCGTAAGGTGGTCGTGGAAAATGGAATGCACGTTCTTATGTCGAAGTGGGTGATCACAGACAAAGCCTTTATTGAAGCACAAACCGAAAAATGGCTTACAGAACTATCTAAGGCCAAGTAA
- a CDS encoding acyl-CoA dehydrogenase family protein, translating to MYSQFTEQQLEIRDLVRNFVKKEIPHEVALHWDEKNQHPTELINKMRSELGINGLVIPEEYGGWGLGAIEQCLAIEELSRGCLGIALGFAYTGLGILPILKGATHEQKLKWLPEIADGKFGVSFCLSEPGAGSDVPGMTTRAEKKGDKWIINGAKQWITGASDAQAFTVFAYTDKNRGTRGVSCFYVPRNAKGLTVGKKEDKLGIRASSTHQVIFEDCEVGEDALVGKENLGFVYALQTLNASRPFVAVMGVGVAQAALDHAARYAREREQFGVKIGTFQAVQHMLADMSIKVETAREITYKAARLSDANDPNLPKYSAIAKAYASECAVQCATDAVQIFGGYGYTKEYPVEKLMRDSKILTIFEGTTQIQKNEIAAYVIKEAASKKD from the coding sequence ATGTATAGCCAATTCACAGAGCAACAACTTGAAATCAGAGATTTAGTTCGTAACTTCGTAAAAAAAGAAATCCCACATGAAGTCGCATTGCACTGGGATGAGAAAAACCAACACCCAACTGAACTCATCAATAAAATGCGTTCGGAACTTGGAATTAACGGTCTTGTCATTCCAGAAGAATACGGTGGATGGGGACTTGGTGCGATAGAACAGTGTTTGGCCATCGAGGAACTTTCTCGTGGATGCCTTGGAATCGCATTAGGATTTGCTTACACTGGTCTTGGAATCCTTCCAATTCTTAAAGGTGCGACTCACGAACAAAAATTAAAATGGCTTCCTGAAATTGCGGACGGTAAGTTCGGAGTTTCTTTCTGTTTGTCTGAGCCTGGTGCTGGTTCTGACGTTCCTGGTATGACCACTCGCGCTGAGAAAAAAGGCGACAAATGGATCATCAACGGTGCAAAACAATGGATCACTGGTGCCTCTGATGCCCAAGCCTTTACTGTATTTGCTTATACTGATAAAAACCGCGGAACACGTGGAGTCTCTTGTTTCTACGTTCCACGTAACGCAAAAGGTTTAACTGTTGGTAAAAAAGAAGATAAACTCGGAATTAGAGCATCTTCCACACACCAAGTTATTTTTGAAGATTGTGAAGTCGGTGAAGACGCACTCGTAGGAAAAGAAAACCTAGGTTTCGTTTACGCTCTTCAAACTTTGAATGCTTCTCGTCCGTTCGTAGCGGTGATGGGAGTGGGTGTAGCGCAAGCAGCACTTGACCACGCAGCTCGTTACGCTCGTGAGAGAGAACAGTTCGGTGTTAAAATCGGAACTTTCCAAGCAGTACAACACATGTTAGCTGATATGTCTATTAAAGTAGAAACTGCAAGAGAAATCACTTACAAAGCAGCTCGTCTTTCTGATGCAAACGATCCTAACCTTCCAAAATACTCTGCAATTGCAAAAGCATACGCTTCTGAATGTGCGGTTCAGTGTGCTACTGATGCAGTTCAAATTTTTGGTGGATACGGATACACGAAAGAGTATCCAGTTGAGAAGTTAATGAGAGATTCAAAAATCCTCACAATCTTTGAAGGAACCACTCAAATCCAAAAGAACGAAATTGCAGCTTACGTAATCAAAGAAGCAGCTTCTAAAAAAGACTAA
- a CDS encoding GNAT family N-acetyltransferase — MNQNFTIRVVDSLDHPKASLCLHHLWEEIQNRYGFQAPNPMDFQDFLPPLGRFFLAEHSVTGEVMGSAAYSKFSDTQCELDAVYVFAKFRKNNVARSLLNDLEKQAQTDHYSSLILRAGAPQPEALTLYKNFGFKEIPAFGKWITDPTAICFEKIII, encoded by the coding sequence ATGAATCAAAATTTCACAATCCGAGTGGTCGATTCCCTAGATCATCCCAAAGCCAGTCTTTGTTTGCACCATCTATGGGAAGAAATCCAAAATCGATATGGATTCCAAGCGCCGAATCCCATGGACTTCCAAGATTTTTTGCCACCTCTGGGAAGGTTTTTCCTCGCCGAACATTCCGTAACGGGTGAAGTGATGGGATCGGCCGCATATTCAAAGTTCAGTGATACGCAGTGTGAGTTGGATGCGGTTTATGTATTTGCAAAGTTTCGAAAAAACAATGTCGCAAGATCTTTGTTAAATGACTTAGAAAAACAAGCACAAACCGACCATTATTCTTCCTTGATCTTACGAGCTGGTGCCCCACAACCAGAGGCATTAACTTTATATAAAAACTTTGGATTCAAAGAAATTCCCGCTTTTGGTAAATGGATAACAGATCCCACTGCTATCTGTTTTGAGAAAATAATAATCTGA
- a CDS encoding YHYH protein, with amino-acid sequence MFKKTLSLIFALFFAIQCAGDKKETDVTSLALLGLLSSSSSGYTGTCTTTFGAGVPSWIQTSFTCVTVSVSGSNYVFKFNSLPTYKSIYWGSSSAGYESTMYVNSGQANAKNPNLIKSQNYTLTVPADNTNTSAPSSGFGMIGVSTNGIAIYNDQAAPGDSLSTEYYTFDSSQGHPTNTGSYHYHVEPPKISNNDSKLVGIAQDGYLIFGKKHDSTTAGLTTGFTLGGATSSTQCTGGGLTTAVPTTWAGATDYNNQKTAGSARHYHVNNGSEVNGILLSGKLIGSGGSAN; translated from the coding sequence ATGTTTAAAAAAACACTCTCACTTATCTTCGCTCTCTTCTTTGCAATTCAATGTGCTGGTGACAAAAAAGAAACAGATGTAACTTCCTTAGCACTGCTTGGTCTACTTAGCAGTTCTTCCTCAGGATATACAGGAACTTGTACAACAACCTTCGGTGCCGGAGTTCCTTCTTGGATCCAAACAAGTTTTACATGTGTGACTGTGTCTGTCAGTGGATCTAATTATGTTTTTAAATTTAACTCACTGCCAACATACAAAAGTATTTATTGGGGTTCCTCTAGTGCAGGGTATGAATCGACGATGTATGTGAATTCGGGTCAAGCAAATGCGAAAAACCCCAATTTAATTAAATCTCAAAACTATACTTTGACAGTTCCAGCCGATAATACAAATACTTCTGCTCCGTCTTCTGGATTTGGTATGATTGGAGTTTCAACTAATGGAATTGCTATTTATAATGACCAAGCCGCACCCGGTGATTCTTTGTCGACTGAGTATTATACATTCGATTCTTCGCAAGGACACCCTACGAATACGGGATCTTATCATTATCACGTGGAACCTCCAAAAATTTCCAATAACGACAGCAAACTAGTAGGTATCGCTCAAGACGGTTATTTGATTTTTGGAAAAAAACATGATTCGACCACAGCGGGTTTAACTACTGGTTTTACTTTAGGTGGAGCCACTAGTAGTACACAGTGTACGGGTGGTGGATTAACTACTGCTGTGCCAACCACTTGGGCTGGAGCAACCGATTACAATAATCAAAAAACAGCTGGATCAGCTCGTCATTACCATGTGAATAATGGTTCCGAGGTAAACGGAATTCTACTTTCCGGAAAACTCATTGGATCCGGTGGATCAGCAAACTAA
- a CDS encoding toxin-antitoxin system YwqK family antitoxin: MKSIHPNGTIRMTSFRDGLEDGPTVDIYANGQLGAEYFYKQGKRTGTHRGWYENGKARFQFSYENDLAEGDHWEWHEDGTVYRFAKFKNGTNIGTKVWRKDGKIYSNYSYTPERLYGVIGSKLCFKLKGDETNKKTVINP, from the coding sequence ATGAAATCAATCCATCCAAACGGAACCATTCGTATGACATCTTTTAGGGACGGCCTGGAAGATGGACCAACCGTTGATATCTATGCAAACGGTCAATTGGGTGCAGAGTATTTTTACAAACAAGGGAAACGCACTGGCACTCATCGAGGTTGGTATGAAAACGGCAAAGCCAGATTCCAGTTTTCATATGAGAATGATTTAGCGGAAGGTGACCATTGGGAATGGCACGAAGACGGAACTGTCTATCGGTTTGCCAAATTTAAAAATGGGACCAACATTGGAACAAAAGTTTGGCGAAAAGACGGTAAAATATATTCCAATTATTCATATACTCCTGAGCGGTTGTATGGAGTGATTGGCTCCAAACTTTGTTTTAAACTCAAAGGTGATGAGACAAATAAAAAAACAGTTATCAATCCATGA
- a CDS encoding SCO family protein — protein sequence MIKLIRFNFLFFIISIQLFSCGWFQREDGEKDSKITFFDTPKKDSLPYFRGRDLEAFWVDKGQTPNSARKVDPFVFQNQLSQNIDESHFKGKITVVSFFFARCHGICPNIIRNLKFVQSEITKSQNIQIVSYSVTPDLDTPPELKKFAEEKGIYAKYWSLLTGDREKIFEIARNTFQADTNTTNKNPTKDFVHSEQIFLIDPNLNFRGVYNGNRSESIKTMLNDMKLLVGEFAANP from the coding sequence ATGATCAAATTGATTCGATTTAATTTTCTATTTTTCATAATCAGCATACAATTATTCTCTTGTGGTTGGTTCCAACGCGAAGATGGAGAAAAAGATTCTAAAATAACTTTTTTTGATACGCCTAAAAAAGATTCACTACCTTATTTTCGTGGTCGCGATTTAGAAGCATTTTGGGTGGATAAAGGCCAAACACCAAATTCTGCAAGAAAGGTAGATCCTTTTGTATTTCAAAACCAACTCAGTCAAAATATCGATGAATCACATTTTAAAGGAAAAATAACAGTCGTATCATTTTTCTTTGCTAGGTGCCATGGGATTTGCCCAAATATCATCCGAAATTTGAAATTTGTTCAATCGGAGATTACCAAATCTCAAAACATTCAGATTGTTTCTTATTCTGTTACCCCTGATTTGGATACTCCGCCTGAATTAAAAAAATTTGCAGAGGAAAAGGGGATTTATGCTAAGTATTGGAGTTTGTTAACTGGAGATAGAGAAAAAATCTTCGAAATTGCTCGTAATACATTCCAAGCGGATACAAATACAACTAACAAAAATCCAACGAAGGACTTCGTTCACTCAGAACAAATTTTTTTAATAGATCCCAATTTAAATTTTCGAGGAGTCTATAATGGAAACCGGAGTGAATCGATAAAAACCATGCTTAACGACATGAAATTGTTAGTTGGAGAATTTGCGGCAAATCCATAG
- a CDS encoding PAS domain S-box protein — translation MKKKKNDNLIPPSTVKAEGKKQELILRQMETLGKLGHWEVDFVGQTLHWSEGVFHILEMDPSSMPVDLETGYQFVHPEDRDIATQHMKEVLEKGIRYDLECRLITTTGKVKFVHSLAEVVRNEKNEPQQIVGIFQDVTEQREAYQTLLAQELRLSTILQSEPECVKVVSPDGILVEMNPAGLQMIEANCPEDAIGQKVEKLVNPADLKFYQTIHNNALQGIKSSTRFRIIGFKGTERWLESTAVPLENQTGEIISVLSVTRDISEKVIAEEKLIRIKRNQDALINSTSDLIWSLDSNFCLIAANKSFLDVMGFLRGSIAKEGDSVLIMSQGEAFYEKWKGYYERGLSGESFKTYERFISPITGQEEHREVFFNPIRNAENIITGLACFSKDITDLMAKRMELVASEKRYRALVENGVDVIAILSTEGKAKYVSPSITKVLGYSESDAMHMNLFDFLHHDDVSKISKRLEEVRNIPIGSSLPSYNFRIKHRDGSWRWVESTITNLIEDESIGGIVDNFHDVTERVFQITAIQTQNEKLKAIAWTQSHVVRNPLARIMGLVDLIKMGTLSIEEERRSLDHLLESAKELDNIIQDIVLKSQRVIVP, via the coding sequence GTGAAAAAGAAGAAAAACGACAATCTAATCCCTCCTTCCACCGTAAAAGCAGAAGGCAAAAAACAAGAACTCATCCTAAGACAAATGGAAACCCTAGGAAAACTGGGGCACTGGGAAGTCGATTTTGTAGGCCAAACCTTACATTGGTCAGAAGGAGTGTTTCACATTTTAGAAATGGATCCTTCTTCCATGCCTGTCGACCTAGAGACTGGATATCAATTTGTACATCCAGAAGACAGAGACATTGCTACCCAACATATGAAAGAGGTTTTGGAAAAAGGAATTCGTTACGATTTGGAATGTAGACTGATTACCACAACGGGAAAAGTCAAATTTGTTCATTCTCTTGCGGAAGTGGTTCGAAATGAAAAAAATGAACCCCAACAAATCGTAGGAATTTTTCAAGATGTCACCGAACAAAGAGAAGCATATCAAACTTTGCTCGCGCAAGAATTAAGACTTAGCACAATCCTTCAATCTGAACCAGAATGTGTGAAAGTAGTTTCACCAGATGGAATTCTTGTAGAGATGAATCCTGCAGGATTACAAATGATCGAAGCAAATTGTCCAGAAGATGCCATCGGACAAAAAGTTGAAAAATTAGTAAACCCTGCAGATTTAAAATTTTATCAAACAATTCATAACAATGCTCTGCAAGGAATTAAGTCGAGTACTCGATTTCGAATCATCGGGTTTAAAGGCACGGAACGATGGTTGGAAAGTACGGCGGTTCCTTTAGAAAACCAAACTGGAGAAATCATTTCTGTTCTTAGTGTCACAAGAGATATATCTGAAAAAGTCATCGCTGAAGAAAAATTAATTCGGATCAAACGAAACCAAGATGCCCTGATCAATAGTACATCTGATTTGATTTGGTCTTTAGATTCTAACTTTTGTTTAATAGCTGCAAATAAATCATTTTTAGATGTGATGGGATTTCTTCGTGGATCAATTGCAAAAGAAGGAGATTCCGTTCTTATCATGAGCCAAGGTGAAGCCTTTTATGAAAAATGGAAAGGATATTATGAAAGAGGTCTTTCCGGTGAGTCATTCAAAACTTATGAAAGGTTCATTAGTCCGATCACAGGACAGGAAGAACATAGAGAAGTATTTTTTAATCCTATCCGTAATGCTGAAAATATAATCACAGGTCTAGCTTGCTTTTCAAAAGACATCACCGATTTGATGGCAAAACGAATGGAACTCGTTGCTAGCGAAAAAAGATATAGAGCTCTTGTAGAAAATGGGGTTGATGTCATCGCGATTCTTAGCACGGAAGGGAAAGCTAAATATGTATCTCCTTCCATAACAAAAGTTCTGGGTTATTCGGAATCAGATGCCATGCATATGAACTTATTCGATTTTTTACATCATGATGATGTATCCAAAATTTCCAAACGATTGGAAGAGGTTCGTAATATACCTATTGGAAGTTCCCTCCCTAGTTATAATTTTAGAATCAAACATCGAGATGGATCTTGGCGGTGGGTTGAGTCTACAATTACCAACTTAATCGAGGATGAATCCATTGGTGGAATTGTTGATAATTTTCATGATGTGACAGAACGAGTGTTCCAAATTACTGCCATCCAAACGCAAAACGAAAAACTAAAGGCCATTGCTTGGACCCAGTCACATGTAGTAAGGAATCCTCTGGCTCGGATTATGGGTCTTGTTGATTTAATCAAAATGGGGACTTTGTCTATAGAGGAAGAACGTAGGAGTTTGGACCATTTGCTTGAATCAGCAAAGGAATTGGACAATATCATTCAGGACATCGTACTCAAATCCCAACGTGTCATTGTTCCTTAA
- a CDS encoding DUF6962 family protein, translated as MVFSTFLSDLILSLVSLAMAYRFVGKSSIPSRSALYGFAIIGISAGLGSIHFLGINTLDSIYRFFVGLSGCVGVPLLGLAFFHFTFRSLSEKTFFLFIAVAFLLYLAFSYLYPLGIYSTVVGGIAMFIILISSLVRFPRKSNAAIMGIIGSVLFIVAGLVIGTKGSTGPILNVDIFHILLAIANYCIAEGIRKLS; from the coding sequence ATGGTTTTCTCAACTTTTCTTTCAGACTTAATTCTTTCCTTAGTTTCTTTGGCGATGGCCTACAGGTTCGTCGGAAAGTCTTCCATTCCTTCTCGTTCCGCTTTGTATGGATTTGCAATCATTGGAATTTCTGCTGGTCTTGGTTCGATCCATTTTCTAGGGATCAATACACTGGATTCTATCTATCGTTTTTTTGTGGGTTTGTCAGGTTGTGTGGGTGTTCCTCTTTTGGGACTCGCCTTTTTCCACTTCACTTTTCGTTCTCTATCGGAAAAAACTTTTTTCCTCTTCATAGCTGTCGCATTTCTTCTTTACCTAGCATTTTCTTATCTCTACCCACTGGGCATTTACTCGACAGTCGTTGGTGGAATTGCCATGTTTATCATTCTTATTAGTTCACTAGTTCGTTTCCCTAGAAAATCAAATGCAGCGATTATGGGAATCATTGGTTCTGTTTTATTTATTGTTGCTGGTCTTGTGATTGGTACGAAAGGATCAACAGGGCCTATCCTGAACGTTGATATCTTCCATATCTTACTTGCGATCGCCAATTATTGTATCGCAGAGGGAATTCGCAAATTAAGCTAG